Proteins encoded by one window of Cervus canadensis isolate Bull #8, Minnesota chromosome 18, ASM1932006v1, whole genome shotgun sequence:
- the LOC122420279 gene encoding zinc finger protein 226-like isoform X8 translates to MMMFQDSALPWKEREDEHVHGGSDLQGRGCGLHRGGAGVAGLSPEKAVPGCDGGELLEPGLNENNQSELRAVQERGLHEELSCWQIWQQIANDLTRYQDSMINSCQFHKQGYSPDQVGAGLSIQISEDENYILNEKAGGPSDTGNPRFASLRAWDSWRKSSLTESQNYRNRYLEISTQSKLCQCKEDVDSIGQILFHLDDRGVHKNEKSYCHNDYRKDSTKVSTLDQNSMIHTGQKPYQCNECKRTFTSLSTFDLHQQLHSKETSHMCNECGKGFRYSSVLHIHQRVHIEKCSVCDECGKEFRQSSQLQTHQKVHSIKKPFTCEECGKGFSRRSALTVHCKVHTGEKPYTCEECGRAFSQASHLQDHQRVHTGEKPFICDACGKSFSRNSHLQSHQRVHTGEKPYKCEECGKGFICSSNLYIHQRVHTGEKPYKCEECGKGFSRPSSLQAHQGIHTGEKSYVCNVCGKGFTLSSNLQAHQRVHTGEKPYKCEECGKNFRRNSHYQVHLVVHTGEKPYKCEVCGKGFSQSSYLQIHQKAHSVEKPYKCEECGQGFNQSSRLQIHQLIHTGEKPYKCEECGKGFSRRADLKIHCRIHTGEKPYNCEECGKVFRQASNLLAHQRVHSGEKPFKCEECGKSFGRSSHLQAHQKVHTGEKPYKCEECGKGFKWSLNLDMHQRVHTGEKPYKCGECGKHFSQASSLQLHQSVHTGEKPYRCDVCSKVFSRSSQLQSHQRVHTGEKPYKCETCGKSFSWRSNLTIHQRIHAADKSYKSHRGGKTIREST, encoded by the exons ATGATGATGTTTCAG gactctgcgcttccctggaaggagagagaagatgaaCATGTTCATG GAGGCAGTGACCTTCAAGGACGTGGCTGTGGCCTTCACAGAGGAGGAGCTGGGGTTGCTGGACTCAGCCCAGAGAAAGCTGTACCAGGATGTGATGGTGGAGAACTTCTGGAACCTGGTCTCA ATGAAAACAATCAAAGTGAGTTGAGGGCTGTTCAAGAGAGAGGATTACATGAAGAGCTTTCCTGCTGGCAAATCTGGCAACAAATTGCGAATGACTTAACCAGATATCAAGACTCCATGATAAATAGTTGTCAGTTCCACAAACAAGGTTATTCCCCCGACCAGGTTGGGGCAGGACTGTCTATTCAAATTTCTGAAGATGAGAACTATATATTAAATGAGAAAGCAGGTGGTCCCAGTGATACTGGAAATCCAAGGTTTGCATCTTTGAGAGCCTGGGATTCTTGGAGAAAAAGTTCCTTGACTGAGTCACAGAATTATCGGAATAGATACCTGGAAATTTCCACGCAAAGTAAACTGTGTCAGTGTAAAGAGGATGTTGACAGCATTGGTCAGATCTTATTCCACCTTGATGATCGAGGAGTACACAAGAATGAAAAGTCTTATTGCCACAATGATTATAGAAAAGACAGCACGAAGGTTTCCACATTGGATCAGAATAGTATGATTCACACAGGACAAAAACCTTACCAGTGTAACGAATGTAAAAGAACTTTTACCAGCCTTTCTACCTTTGATCTTCACCAGCAGTTACACTCAAAAGAGACGTCTCACATGTGCAATGAGTGTGGAAAAGGCTTCCGTTATAGCTCAGTTCTTCATattcatcagagagttcacaTAGAAAAATGCAGTGTCTGTGATGAATGTGGAAAGGAATTCCGTCAGAGCTCACAACTGCAAACTCATCAGAAAGTCCACAGCATAAAGAAACCATTCACATGTGAGGAATGTGGGAAAGGCTTCAGTCGTCGATCAGCACTTACCGTTCATTGTAAAgtccacacaggagagaaaccttacacTTGTGAGGAGTGTGGCCGGGCCTTCAGTCAGGCCTCCCACCTTCAAGACCATCAGAGAGTCCACACCGGGGAGAAACCATTCATTTGTGATGCGTGTGGTAAGAGCTTCAGTCGGAATTCACACCTTCAGTCCCATCAGAGAGTCCATACGGGAGAGAAACCGTACAAATGCGAGGAGTGTGGGAAGGGCTTCATTTGTAGCTCAAATCTATACATTCACCAGAGAGTCCACACAGGAGAAAAACCCTACAAGTGTGAGGAATGTGGGAAAGGCTTTAGTCGGCCTTCAAGTCTTCAGGCCCATCAGGGaatccacactggagagaagTCATACGTATGTAATGTGTGTGGTAAAGGCTTTACTCTGAGTTCAAACCTTCAGGCACATCAAAGAGTCCACACAGGGGAGAAACCATACAAATGTGAGGAATGCGGGAAGAACTTCAGGAGGAACTCCCATTATCAAGTTCATCTGGTCGTCCACACAGGAGAAAAACCCTATAAATGTGAAGTGTGTGGGAAGGGCTTCAGTCAGAGTTCCTATCTTCAAATCCATCAGAAGGCCCACAGTGTAGAGAAACCCTACAAGTGCGAGGAGTGTGGGCAGGGCTTCAATCAGAGTTCACGACTTCAGATCCACCAGCTGAtccatactggtgagaaaccatACAAATGTGAAGAGTGTGGGAAGGGATTCAGTCGTAGAGCCGATCTTAAAATTCACTGCAGaatccacactggagagaaaccgtACAATTGTGAGGAGTGTGGAAAAGTCTTCAGGCAGGCCTCAAATCTCCTGGCCCATCAGAGAGTCCACAGTGGAGAAAAGCCATTCAAATGTGAAGAATGTGGCAAGAGCTTTGGTCGGAGTTCACACCTTCAAGCCCACCAAAAAGTCCACACTGGAGAAAAGCCATACAAATGTGAGGAGTGTGGGAAGGGCTTTAAGTGGAGCCTGAACCTCGACATGCATCAGAGGgtccacacaggagagaaaccatataagtGTGGGGAGTGTGGGAAGCACTTCAGTCAGGCCTCAAGTCTTCAGCTTCATCAGAGTgtccacactggagagaagccctacAGATGTGACGTGTGTAGTAAAGTCTTCAGTCGGTCTTCACAACTGCAGTCTCATCAGAGAGTCCACACAGGGGAGAAACCTTACAAGTGTGAGACGTGTGGTAAGAGCTTCAGTTGGCGCTCCAATCTAACAATTCATCAGAGAATCCATGCTGCTGATAAATCCTATAAAAGTCATAGGGGTGGTAAGACCATCAGAGAGTCAACTTAG
- the LOC122420279 gene encoding zinc finger protein 226-like isoform X5, protein MMTLRFPGRREKMNMFMEAVTFKDVAVAFTEEELGLLDSAQRKLYQDVMVENFWNLVSRYKTYRKRREALDDEFSDPDRNLDENNQSELRAVQERGLHEELSCWQIWQQIANDLTRYQDSMINSCQFHKQGYSPDQVGAGLSIQISEDENYILNEKAGGPSDTGNPRFASLRAWDSWRKSSLTESQNYRNRYLEISTQSKLCQCKEDVDSIGQILFHLDDRGVHKNEKSYCHNDYRKDSTKVSTLDQNSMIHTGQKPYQCNECKRTFTSLSTFDLHQQLHSKETSHMCNECGKGFRYSSVLHIHQRVHIEKCSVCDECGKEFRQSSQLQTHQKVHSIKKPFTCEECGKGFSRRSALTVHCKVHTGEKPYTCEECGRAFSQASHLQDHQRVHTGEKPFICDACGKSFSRNSHLQSHQRVHTGEKPYKCEECGKGFICSSNLYIHQRVHTGEKPYKCEECGKGFSRPSSLQAHQGIHTGEKSYVCNVCGKGFTLSSNLQAHQRVHTGEKPYKCEECGKNFRRNSHYQVHLVVHTGEKPYKCEVCGKGFSQSSYLQIHQKAHSVEKPYKCEECGQGFNQSSRLQIHQLIHTGEKPYKCEECGKGFSRRADLKIHCRIHTGEKPYNCEECGKVFRQASNLLAHQRVHSGEKPFKCEECGKSFGRSSHLQAHQKVHTGEKPYKCEECGKGFKWSLNLDMHQRVHTGEKPYKCGECGKHFSQASSLQLHQSVHTGEKPYRCDVCSKVFSRSSQLQSHQRVHTGEKPYKCETCGKSFSWRSNLTIHQRIHAADKSYKSHRGGKTIREST, encoded by the exons ATGAT gactctgcgcttccctggaaggagagagaagatgaaCATGTTCATG GAGGCAGTGACCTTCAAGGACGTGGCTGTGGCCTTCACAGAGGAGGAGCTGGGGTTGCTGGACTCAGCCCAGAGAAAGCTGTACCAGGATGTGATGGTGGAGAACTTCTGGAACCTGGTCTCA AGATACAAAACAtatagaaagagaagagaggcttTGGATGATGAATTCAGCGACCCAGATAGAAATTTAG ATGAAAACAATCAAAGTGAGTTGAGGGCTGTTCAAGAGAGAGGATTACATGAAGAGCTTTCCTGCTGGCAAATCTGGCAACAAATTGCGAATGACTTAACCAGATATCAAGACTCCATGATAAATAGTTGTCAGTTCCACAAACAAGGTTATTCCCCCGACCAGGTTGGGGCAGGACTGTCTATTCAAATTTCTGAAGATGAGAACTATATATTAAATGAGAAAGCAGGTGGTCCCAGTGATACTGGAAATCCAAGGTTTGCATCTTTGAGAGCCTGGGATTCTTGGAGAAAAAGTTCCTTGACTGAGTCACAGAATTATCGGAATAGATACCTGGAAATTTCCACGCAAAGTAAACTGTGTCAGTGTAAAGAGGATGTTGACAGCATTGGTCAGATCTTATTCCACCTTGATGATCGAGGAGTACACAAGAATGAAAAGTCTTATTGCCACAATGATTATAGAAAAGACAGCACGAAGGTTTCCACATTGGATCAGAATAGTATGATTCACACAGGACAAAAACCTTACCAGTGTAACGAATGTAAAAGAACTTTTACCAGCCTTTCTACCTTTGATCTTCACCAGCAGTTACACTCAAAAGAGACGTCTCACATGTGCAATGAGTGTGGAAAAGGCTTCCGTTATAGCTCAGTTCTTCATattcatcagagagttcacaTAGAAAAATGCAGTGTCTGTGATGAATGTGGAAAGGAATTCCGTCAGAGCTCACAACTGCAAACTCATCAGAAAGTCCACAGCATAAAGAAACCATTCACATGTGAGGAATGTGGGAAAGGCTTCAGTCGTCGATCAGCACTTACCGTTCATTGTAAAgtccacacaggagagaaaccttacacTTGTGAGGAGTGTGGCCGGGCCTTCAGTCAGGCCTCCCACCTTCAAGACCATCAGAGAGTCCACACCGGGGAGAAACCATTCATTTGTGATGCGTGTGGTAAGAGCTTCAGTCGGAATTCACACCTTCAGTCCCATCAGAGAGTCCATACGGGAGAGAAACCGTACAAATGCGAGGAGTGTGGGAAGGGCTTCATTTGTAGCTCAAATCTATACATTCACCAGAGAGTCCACACAGGAGAAAAACCCTACAAGTGTGAGGAATGTGGGAAAGGCTTTAGTCGGCCTTCAAGTCTTCAGGCCCATCAGGGaatccacactggagagaagTCATACGTATGTAATGTGTGTGGTAAAGGCTTTACTCTGAGTTCAAACCTTCAGGCACATCAAAGAGTCCACACAGGGGAGAAACCATACAAATGTGAGGAATGCGGGAAGAACTTCAGGAGGAACTCCCATTATCAAGTTCATCTGGTCGTCCACACAGGAGAAAAACCCTATAAATGTGAAGTGTGTGGGAAGGGCTTCAGTCAGAGTTCCTATCTTCAAATCCATCAGAAGGCCCACAGTGTAGAGAAACCCTACAAGTGCGAGGAGTGTGGGCAGGGCTTCAATCAGAGTTCACGACTTCAGATCCACCAGCTGAtccatactggtgagaaaccatACAAATGTGAAGAGTGTGGGAAGGGATTCAGTCGTAGAGCCGATCTTAAAATTCACTGCAGaatccacactggagagaaaccgtACAATTGTGAGGAGTGTGGAAAAGTCTTCAGGCAGGCCTCAAATCTCCTGGCCCATCAGAGAGTCCACAGTGGAGAAAAGCCATTCAAATGTGAAGAATGTGGCAAGAGCTTTGGTCGGAGTTCACACCTTCAAGCCCACCAAAAAGTCCACACTGGAGAAAAGCCATACAAATGTGAGGAGTGTGGGAAGGGCTTTAAGTGGAGCCTGAACCTCGACATGCATCAGAGGgtccacacaggagagaaaccatataagtGTGGGGAGTGTGGGAAGCACTTCAGTCAGGCCTCAAGTCTTCAGCTTCATCAGAGTgtccacactggagagaagccctacAGATGTGACGTGTGTAGTAAAGTCTTCAGTCGGTCTTCACAACTGCAGTCTCATCAGAGAGTCCACACAGGGGAGAAACCTTACAAGTGTGAGACGTGTGGTAAGAGCTTCAGTTGGCGCTCCAATCTAACAATTCATCAGAGAATCCATGCTGCTGATAAATCCTATAAAAGTCATAGGGGTGGTAAGACCATCAGAGAGTCAACTTAG
- the LOC122420279 gene encoding zinc finger protein 226-like isoform X7 has translation MKLALWLHTLSHWDSALPWKEREDEHVHGGSDLQGRGCGLHRGGAGVAGLSPEKAVPGCDGGELLEPGLNENNQSELRAVQERGLHEELSCWQIWQQIANDLTRYQDSMINSCQFHKQGYSPDQVGAGLSIQISEDENYILNEKAGGPSDTGNPRFASLRAWDSWRKSSLTESQNYRNRYLEISTQSKLCQCKEDVDSIGQILFHLDDRGVHKNEKSYCHNDYRKDSTKVSTLDQNSMIHTGQKPYQCNECKRTFTSLSTFDLHQQLHSKETSHMCNECGKGFRYSSVLHIHQRVHIEKCSVCDECGKEFRQSSQLQTHQKVHSIKKPFTCEECGKGFSRRSALTVHCKVHTGEKPYTCEECGRAFSQASHLQDHQRVHTGEKPFICDACGKSFSRNSHLQSHQRVHTGEKPYKCEECGKGFICSSNLYIHQRVHTGEKPYKCEECGKGFSRPSSLQAHQGIHTGEKSYVCNVCGKGFTLSSNLQAHQRVHTGEKPYKCEECGKNFRRNSHYQVHLVVHTGEKPYKCEVCGKGFSQSSYLQIHQKAHSVEKPYKCEECGQGFNQSSRLQIHQLIHTGEKPYKCEECGKGFSRRADLKIHCRIHTGEKPYNCEECGKVFRQASNLLAHQRVHSGEKPFKCEECGKSFGRSSHLQAHQKVHTGEKPYKCEECGKGFKWSLNLDMHQRVHTGEKPYKCGECGKHFSQASSLQLHQSVHTGEKPYRCDVCSKVFSRSSQLQSHQRVHTGEKPYKCETCGKSFSWRSNLTIHQRIHAADKSYKSHRGGKTIREST, from the exons ATGAAGCTCGCTCTTTGGCTTCATACTCTGTCACATTGG gactctgcgcttccctggaaggagagagaagatgaaCATGTTCATG GAGGCAGTGACCTTCAAGGACGTGGCTGTGGCCTTCACAGAGGAGGAGCTGGGGTTGCTGGACTCAGCCCAGAGAAAGCTGTACCAGGATGTGATGGTGGAGAACTTCTGGAACCTGGTCTCA ATGAAAACAATCAAAGTGAGTTGAGGGCTGTTCAAGAGAGAGGATTACATGAAGAGCTTTCCTGCTGGCAAATCTGGCAACAAATTGCGAATGACTTAACCAGATATCAAGACTCCATGATAAATAGTTGTCAGTTCCACAAACAAGGTTATTCCCCCGACCAGGTTGGGGCAGGACTGTCTATTCAAATTTCTGAAGATGAGAACTATATATTAAATGAGAAAGCAGGTGGTCCCAGTGATACTGGAAATCCAAGGTTTGCATCTTTGAGAGCCTGGGATTCTTGGAGAAAAAGTTCCTTGACTGAGTCACAGAATTATCGGAATAGATACCTGGAAATTTCCACGCAAAGTAAACTGTGTCAGTGTAAAGAGGATGTTGACAGCATTGGTCAGATCTTATTCCACCTTGATGATCGAGGAGTACACAAGAATGAAAAGTCTTATTGCCACAATGATTATAGAAAAGACAGCACGAAGGTTTCCACATTGGATCAGAATAGTATGATTCACACAGGACAAAAACCTTACCAGTGTAACGAATGTAAAAGAACTTTTACCAGCCTTTCTACCTTTGATCTTCACCAGCAGTTACACTCAAAAGAGACGTCTCACATGTGCAATGAGTGTGGAAAAGGCTTCCGTTATAGCTCAGTTCTTCATattcatcagagagttcacaTAGAAAAATGCAGTGTCTGTGATGAATGTGGAAAGGAATTCCGTCAGAGCTCACAACTGCAAACTCATCAGAAAGTCCACAGCATAAAGAAACCATTCACATGTGAGGAATGTGGGAAAGGCTTCAGTCGTCGATCAGCACTTACCGTTCATTGTAAAgtccacacaggagagaaaccttacacTTGTGAGGAGTGTGGCCGGGCCTTCAGTCAGGCCTCCCACCTTCAAGACCATCAGAGAGTCCACACCGGGGAGAAACCATTCATTTGTGATGCGTGTGGTAAGAGCTTCAGTCGGAATTCACACCTTCAGTCCCATCAGAGAGTCCATACGGGAGAGAAACCGTACAAATGCGAGGAGTGTGGGAAGGGCTTCATTTGTAGCTCAAATCTATACATTCACCAGAGAGTCCACACAGGAGAAAAACCCTACAAGTGTGAGGAATGTGGGAAAGGCTTTAGTCGGCCTTCAAGTCTTCAGGCCCATCAGGGaatccacactggagagaagTCATACGTATGTAATGTGTGTGGTAAAGGCTTTACTCTGAGTTCAAACCTTCAGGCACATCAAAGAGTCCACACAGGGGAGAAACCATACAAATGTGAGGAATGCGGGAAGAACTTCAGGAGGAACTCCCATTATCAAGTTCATCTGGTCGTCCACACAGGAGAAAAACCCTATAAATGTGAAGTGTGTGGGAAGGGCTTCAGTCAGAGTTCCTATCTTCAAATCCATCAGAAGGCCCACAGTGTAGAGAAACCCTACAAGTGCGAGGAGTGTGGGCAGGGCTTCAATCAGAGTTCACGACTTCAGATCCACCAGCTGAtccatactggtgagaaaccatACAAATGTGAAGAGTGTGGGAAGGGATTCAGTCGTAGAGCCGATCTTAAAATTCACTGCAGaatccacactggagagaaaccgtACAATTGTGAGGAGTGTGGAAAAGTCTTCAGGCAGGCCTCAAATCTCCTGGCCCATCAGAGAGTCCACAGTGGAGAAAAGCCATTCAAATGTGAAGAATGTGGCAAGAGCTTTGGTCGGAGTTCACACCTTCAAGCCCACCAAAAAGTCCACACTGGAGAAAAGCCATACAAATGTGAGGAGTGTGGGAAGGGCTTTAAGTGGAGCCTGAACCTCGACATGCATCAGAGGgtccacacaggagagaaaccatataagtGTGGGGAGTGTGGGAAGCACTTCAGTCAGGCCTCAAGTCTTCAGCTTCATCAGAGTgtccacactggagagaagccctacAGATGTGACGTGTGTAGTAAAGTCTTCAGTCGGTCTTCACAACTGCAGTCTCATCAGAGAGTCCACACAGGGGAGAAACCTTACAAGTGTGAGACGTGTGGTAAGAGCTTCAGTTGGCGCTCCAATCTAACAATTCATCAGAGAATCCATGCTGCTGATAAATCCTATAAAAGTCATAGGGGTGGTAAGACCATCAGAGAGTCAACTTAG
- the LOC122420279 gene encoding zinc finger protein 226-like isoform X6, whose protein sequence is MNMFMEAVTFKDVAVAFTEEELGLLDSAQRKLYQDVMVENFWNLVSRYKTYRKRREALDDEFSDPDRNLDENNQSELRAVQERGLHEELSCWQIWQQIANDLTRYQDSMINSCQFHKQGYSPDQVGAGLSIQISEDENYILNEKAGGPSDTGNPRFASLRAWDSWRKSSLTESQNYRNRYLEISTQSKLCQCKEDVDSIGQILFHLDDRGVHKNEKSYCHNDYRKDSTKVSTLDQNSMIHTGQKPYQCNECKRTFTSLSTFDLHQQLHSKETSHMCNECGKGFRYSSVLHIHQRVHIEKCSVCDECGKEFRQSSQLQTHQKVHSIKKPFTCEECGKGFSRRSALTVHCKVHTGEKPYTCEECGRAFSQASHLQDHQRVHTGEKPFICDACGKSFSRNSHLQSHQRVHTGEKPYKCEECGKGFICSSNLYIHQRVHTGEKPYKCEECGKGFSRPSSLQAHQGIHTGEKSYVCNVCGKGFTLSSNLQAHQRVHTGEKPYKCEECGKNFRRNSHYQVHLVVHTGEKPYKCEVCGKGFSQSSYLQIHQKAHSVEKPYKCEECGQGFNQSSRLQIHQLIHTGEKPYKCEECGKGFSRRADLKIHCRIHTGEKPYNCEECGKVFRQASNLLAHQRVHSGEKPFKCEECGKSFGRSSHLQAHQKVHTGEKPYKCEECGKGFKWSLNLDMHQRVHTGEKPYKCGECGKHFSQASSLQLHQSVHTGEKPYRCDVCSKVFSRSSQLQSHQRVHTGEKPYKCETCGKSFSWRSNLTIHQRIHAADKSYKSHRGGKTIREST, encoded by the exons atgaaCATGTTCATG GAGGCAGTGACCTTCAAGGACGTGGCTGTGGCCTTCACAGAGGAGGAGCTGGGGTTGCTGGACTCAGCCCAGAGAAAGCTGTACCAGGATGTGATGGTGGAGAACTTCTGGAACCTGGTCTCA AGATACAAAACAtatagaaagagaagagaggcttTGGATGATGAATTCAGCGACCCAGATAGAAATTTAG ATGAAAACAATCAAAGTGAGTTGAGGGCTGTTCAAGAGAGAGGATTACATGAAGAGCTTTCCTGCTGGCAAATCTGGCAACAAATTGCGAATGACTTAACCAGATATCAAGACTCCATGATAAATAGTTGTCAGTTCCACAAACAAGGTTATTCCCCCGACCAGGTTGGGGCAGGACTGTCTATTCAAATTTCTGAAGATGAGAACTATATATTAAATGAGAAAGCAGGTGGTCCCAGTGATACTGGAAATCCAAGGTTTGCATCTTTGAGAGCCTGGGATTCTTGGAGAAAAAGTTCCTTGACTGAGTCACAGAATTATCGGAATAGATACCTGGAAATTTCCACGCAAAGTAAACTGTGTCAGTGTAAAGAGGATGTTGACAGCATTGGTCAGATCTTATTCCACCTTGATGATCGAGGAGTACACAAGAATGAAAAGTCTTATTGCCACAATGATTATAGAAAAGACAGCACGAAGGTTTCCACATTGGATCAGAATAGTATGATTCACACAGGACAAAAACCTTACCAGTGTAACGAATGTAAAAGAACTTTTACCAGCCTTTCTACCTTTGATCTTCACCAGCAGTTACACTCAAAAGAGACGTCTCACATGTGCAATGAGTGTGGAAAAGGCTTCCGTTATAGCTCAGTTCTTCATattcatcagagagttcacaTAGAAAAATGCAGTGTCTGTGATGAATGTGGAAAGGAATTCCGTCAGAGCTCACAACTGCAAACTCATCAGAAAGTCCACAGCATAAAGAAACCATTCACATGTGAGGAATGTGGGAAAGGCTTCAGTCGTCGATCAGCACTTACCGTTCATTGTAAAgtccacacaggagagaaaccttacacTTGTGAGGAGTGTGGCCGGGCCTTCAGTCAGGCCTCCCACCTTCAAGACCATCAGAGAGTCCACACCGGGGAGAAACCATTCATTTGTGATGCGTGTGGTAAGAGCTTCAGTCGGAATTCACACCTTCAGTCCCATCAGAGAGTCCATACGGGAGAGAAACCGTACAAATGCGAGGAGTGTGGGAAGGGCTTCATTTGTAGCTCAAATCTATACATTCACCAGAGAGTCCACACAGGAGAAAAACCCTACAAGTGTGAGGAATGTGGGAAAGGCTTTAGTCGGCCTTCAAGTCTTCAGGCCCATCAGGGaatccacactggagagaagTCATACGTATGTAATGTGTGTGGTAAAGGCTTTACTCTGAGTTCAAACCTTCAGGCACATCAAAGAGTCCACACAGGGGAGAAACCATACAAATGTGAGGAATGCGGGAAGAACTTCAGGAGGAACTCCCATTATCAAGTTCATCTGGTCGTCCACACAGGAGAAAAACCCTATAAATGTGAAGTGTGTGGGAAGGGCTTCAGTCAGAGTTCCTATCTTCAAATCCATCAGAAGGCCCACAGTGTAGAGAAACCCTACAAGTGCGAGGAGTGTGGGCAGGGCTTCAATCAGAGTTCACGACTTCAGATCCACCAGCTGAtccatactggtgagaaaccatACAAATGTGAAGAGTGTGGGAAGGGATTCAGTCGTAGAGCCGATCTTAAAATTCACTGCAGaatccacactggagagaaaccgtACAATTGTGAGGAGTGTGGAAAAGTCTTCAGGCAGGCCTCAAATCTCCTGGCCCATCAGAGAGTCCACAGTGGAGAAAAGCCATTCAAATGTGAAGAATGTGGCAAGAGCTTTGGTCGGAGTTCACACCTTCAAGCCCACCAAAAAGTCCACACTGGAGAAAAGCCATACAAATGTGAGGAGTGTGGGAAGGGCTTTAAGTGGAGCCTGAACCTCGACATGCATCAGAGGgtccacacaggagagaaaccatataagtGTGGGGAGTGTGGGAAGCACTTCAGTCAGGCCTCAAGTCTTCAGCTTCATCAGAGTgtccacactggagagaagccctacAGATGTGACGTGTGTAGTAAAGTCTTCAGTCGGTCTTCACAACTGCAGTCTCATCAGAGAGTCCACACAGGGGAGAAACCTTACAAGTGTGAGACGTGTGGTAAGAGCTTCAGTTGGCGCTCCAATCTAACAATTCATCAGAGAATCCATGCTGCTGATAAATCCTATAAAAGTCATAGGGGTGGTAAGACCATCAGAGAGTCAACTTAG